The Lipingzhangella halophila genomic interval CCCGCGTCACCGCCGGCGCCAGCGAACGTTCCTGACTCACTCGTATCTCCCCCCGCACTGGCACGACGCGTTCAGCATAGTGAACAACTCGGGCCCCCGCATGGTCCGGCCGGCGGACGAGCCCCGGTCGAGACCACGCGTGTGCCATCCCGCCGCGGCCGGGCTCCGGGCTCGTGCGGCGCCTCACCCGTAGGACACGAACGAAGAGGAAGGGGCAACACCCATGGCCACCACCGAATCCGGCCCGAACGGGCGCCGCAGCAGCCACTGGTTCGGCGCGAGCGGCCGATCCGGGATGCTGTACCGCTCGTGGATGCGCAACCAGGGCTTCAGCGACGAGGTGTTCGACGGGCGGCCCGTCGTCGGCATCGCCGTGTCCGGCTCTGAGCTGGCTCCTTGCAACGCGCACCTCTCCCGGATGGCGGAGTCGGTGAAACGCGGGGTGTGGCAGGCCGGCGGATTCCCACTGGAGTTCCCCGTGATGGCGCTCGGCGAGACCGTGCTGCGCCCAACGGCGATGTTCTACCGCAACCTGCTGGCCATGGAGGCCGAGGAGCTGATGCGCGCCAACCCGCTCGACGGGGTGGTGCTGCTCTCCGGGTGCGACAAGACCACACCCGGGCTGCTCATGGCCGCCGCCAGTGTCGACCTCCCCGCGATGATGCTCACCGGCGGCCCGATGCTGAACGGCAAGTTCCGCGGCCAGGACATCGGGTCGGGCACGCACGTGTGGAAGTTCGAGGAGGAGGTCCGGGCCGGCCGCATGAGCGAGGCCGACTGCGCCTTCGCCGAGTCCTGCATGTCGCGTTCCAACGGGCACTGCATGACCATGGGAACCGCCTCCACGATGGCCTGCATGGCCGAGGCCCTGGGCATGCAGCCGCCCTACGGTGCGACGTGGCCGGCCGTGGACGCGCGCCGCTACGCCGCCGCGCAACGCGCGGGACAGCGGGCCGTCACCCTGATCGAGGAGGACATCCGGCCCTCATCGATCATGACGCGCGAGGCGTTCGAGAACGCCATCCGGGTCAACGCCGCGATTGGCGGCTCCACCAACGCGGTGATCCACCTGCTGGCGATCGCCGGGCGGCTCGGCGTGCCGCTCTCCCTGGACGACTTCGACACCCTGGTCCGGGACATCCCCACCCTGCTGGACCTGATGCCCAGCGGCCGCTTCCTGATGGAGGACTTCTGCTACGCCGGCGGGCTCCCCGCGGTGCTGGCCGAGCTCGGTGCGGCGCTGCACACCAGCGCCCCCACCGTCACGGGCGAGCCCCTCGGCGCGGTGGTCGAGTCGGGCAGCGCCGAGTGCCACAACCGCGAGGTCATCCGGCCCCTCGACAACCCGTTCCAGCCCGCCGGCACCGGCACCGCGGTACTGCGCGGGAACCTCGCGCCCAACGGCGCGGTGGTGAAGCAGTCGGCCGCCAGTCCGCACCTGATGCGGCACCGGGGCAGGGCGCGCGTTTTCGACTCGCCCGAGGAGTACTACGCGGTCGCCGACGACCCGGAGCTGGACGTGGACGCGGACACGGTGCTGGTACTGCGCAACTGCGGACCGGTCGGCTACCCGGGCATGCCCGAGGTCAGCAACGTGGCCCTGCCGACCAGGCTGCTCGATGAGGGTGTGACCGACATGGTGCGCGTCTGCGACGGGAGGATGTCGGGCACGGCGTACGGCACCGTGGTCCTGCACACCGCACCCGAGGCGGCGGTCGGCGGCCCCCTCGCGCTGGTCCGCGACGGCGACGAGATCACCCTGGACGTGGCCGCGCGCACCCTGACCCTGGAGGTGGCCGACCAGGAGCTGGACCGGCGCCGGTCCGCGTGGACCCCGCCCGCGCCGCACTCGGATCGCGGTTGGAGCAAGCTCTACGGCGACCACGCCCTCCAGGCGGACCAGGGTGCGGACCTGGACTTCCTGGTCGGAGCGAGCGGGCACGCGGTCCCCCGGGAGTCGCACTGAGCAATGAAAACGCCCGAGCGGTCCGGGCGCCCCGCGGGGCGCCCGGACCGCTCGGGCCGGACCACTCGGGCCGGGCCGTGCCCGTCAGCGAGCTACTTCGCGGGCAGCTCCAGCTCGCCGTTGACGCGGCGCGGGATTCCCAGCGGGTTGTCGTCGCGCAGCGCGTCGGGCAGCAGGTGCTGCGGAATGTCCTGGTAGGACACGGGGCGCAGGAACCGCCGGATCGCCGTGGTGCCCACCGAGGTGTGCAGCACCGACGTGCTCGCGGGGTAGGGACCGCCGTGGTGCATGGCGTGCGTGACGGACACCCCGGTGGGCCACCCGTTCCACAGCACCCGCCCAGCGCGCTCGGCGAGCTGGGTGACCAGCGGCCCCACGGGCTCGTCGTTCTCGGCGTGCACCGTGGCCGTGAGCTGGCCGGGCAGTGCCGCGGCGACCTGGTCGCGTTCCTCCTCTGTGGAGTAGGTCACCACCACCGACGCGGGTCCGAAGCGCTCCTCCAGCAGCTCCGAGGTGTTCTCCAGGAGCGCCCGGGCGCTGGTCCGCACCAGGGTCGGGGTCCAGGCCTGCTCGCCGTCGCCGTTCGCGGACGCCTCGCCGCGGACCAGGACCTCCACCTCGGGGTGCGACACCAGAGAGTCCACACCCGAGGAGAAGCCGCTCTCGACTCGCTCGTTGAGCATCGCGGCAGCGGGGCGCTGGCGGACGGCCTCCACCAGCGCGTCCAGCGACGTGCCCTCGGGCAGCAGCAGCACGCCCGGCTTGGTGCAGAACTGGCCGACGCCCAGGGTGAACGAGCCCGCGTAGCCGGAGAGGATCTCCTCACCGCGCGCGTCCACCGCGCCCCGCGTCACGAACACCGGGTTGATGCTGCCGAGCTCCCCGTAGAAGGGAATGGGGTCGGGCCGTCCCATGGCGAGGTCGTGCAGCGCGCGTCCACCGGCGATCGAGCCGGTGAATCCGACCGCGCGGACCTGCGGGTGGAGCACGAGGCGCCGGCCGGTCTCGTCGCCCAGGACCACCGCGAACGTGCCCTCCGGCGCGCCCGCCGCGCGAAGCGCCCTGCTGACCACCTCGCCGGTGCGCACGGAAAGCTCCGGGTGCCCCGGGTGCCCCTTCACGACAACGGGGCAGCCCGCCGCGAGCGCGGACGCGCTGTCGCCGCCCGCGACGCTGAACGCGAACGGGAAGTTGCTGGCACCGAAGACCCCGACGGGGCCCAGCGGCTGCAGGATGCGCCGCACATCGGGACGCGCCCCCATGGGCCAGTCGGGGTCGGCCGTGTCGATTGTGGCTTCCAGGTAGCCACCGTCCTCAAGCGTGCCCGCGAACAGGCGCAGCTGGAACGTGGTGCGGGCCAGTTCCCCGCGCAGCCGGGGCTCGGGCAGCCGGCTCTCCCGCTGGGCCACGGGGACCAACTCGTCTGCGGCGGCGTCCAGCGCGTCGGCGGCGGCCCGCAGCATCGTGGCGCGCTCACGCGGACGGAGGGCCCCGAACTCCGCGGCGGCTCCCGCGGCGGCGTCCATAGTCCGGTCGAGTTCGGTTTCGCTGGTGTCCTGGAGTGTCGGCTGTGTCATCGTCCTCGTCGTCCATCCTGATGTTGGCTGTCGAGCGCGTGCGGAGCCGGGTGCGTGTGTACTCAGTCCGAGCTTGGCTCGCGGAACCGGCGGGTGGCCGGCTGCTCGCGCGCCCCGGCCGGGGAACTCTCCGGGGCCGCCGGGTGGCGGCCCAGTACGTCGAGTCCCAGACGGGCACGCCGGACCCGCTCTCGTGCGCTCGTGAGCGCCACGTTACGCACCTGCTCGCCCGAGGGGTAAATGTCGGGAGCGTTCCGGAGCCCGAACTTGATGTAGACGGGTGCCGCGGCCTCGATGATCCCGACTATCTCATGATGACGCACGAACCCTCCAATGTTGTCGGGGGCCTCCACGTAGAAGTCCAAGGTCGCGCGGCTGGCGGCGCGAAGCTCGGCAAGCTGGTGCAGGGTCAGGTCCGAGGGGACGTTCACGGTGTCGGCGCCGAGGTACTCCTGCACGCGCAGGGCCGCCGGGTTCGCCGGGGCCGCCATCACCGAGATCTTGAGCTGCAGCTCCGCAGGAAGATCCCCGCGGCCGCGCAGCGTGTGCAGGGTCCACAGCAGTCCGTCGTCGGCGACCAGCAGGCTGCGCACCCCCAGGCCCACGGCGCGTTCGGCTTCCGCCACTCCGGCGGCGAGGCCGTTGGCGCCGCGGCTCCGCGCCCCGATCGAGCCGGCCGCACTGTCCCGAGCGGCCCCGATGTCCCAGTTCGCGCCCGGGCGGGCGAACAGGCACAGCTCGATGTTGTGCTCACCGCTGACCCGGACCATCTCGGTGATCTCGGCGTCAGTGAGCATTCCCACGCCCGAGCCCTGCGAGACGCGGTGGATCGGCACGTCGAGGGTGCGGGCGGACTCCAGCACCTCGGCCAGGGCCTCGGGGCCCTCGACGCTGGGGATCTCCAGGCGCCAGGTGCCTCCGTCGGGGAAGGCGGCACCGGAGCGCGGTGGCGCGGTGTCGGCGCCGAGGAGGTCGAGCGCGTCGAGGGCGGCGTGCCCAGGGGTACGGAAG includes:
- a CDS encoding IlvD/Edd family dehydratase; this encodes MATTESGPNGRRSSHWFGASGRSGMLYRSWMRNQGFSDEVFDGRPVVGIAVSGSELAPCNAHLSRMAESVKRGVWQAGGFPLEFPVMALGETVLRPTAMFYRNLLAMEAEELMRANPLDGVVLLSGCDKTTPGLLMAAASVDLPAMMLTGGPMLNGKFRGQDIGSGTHVWKFEEEVRAGRMSEADCAFAESCMSRSNGHCMTMGTASTMACMAEALGMQPPYGATWPAVDARRYAAAQRAGQRAVTLIEEDIRPSSIMTREAFENAIRVNAAIGGSTNAVIHLLAIAGRLGVPLSLDDFDTLVRDIPTLLDLMPSGRFLMEDFCYAGGLPAVLAELGAALHTSAPTVTGEPLGAVVESGSAECHNREVIRPLDNPFQPAGTGTAVLRGNLAPNGAVVKQSAASPHLMRHRGRARVFDSPEEYYAVADDPELDVDADTVLVLRNCGPVGYPGMPEVSNVALPTRLLDEGVTDMVRVCDGRMSGTAYGTVVLHTAPEAAVGGPLALVRDGDEITLDVAARTLTLEVADQELDRRRSAWTPPAPHSDRGWSKLYGDHALQADQGADLDFLVGASGHAVPRESH
- a CDS encoding aldehyde dehydrogenase (NADP(+)); the protein is MTQPTLQDTSETELDRTMDAAAGAAAEFGALRPRERATMLRAAADALDAAADELVPVAQRESRLPEPRLRGELARTTFQLRLFAGTLEDGGYLEATIDTADPDWPMGARPDVRRILQPLGPVGVFGASNFPFAFSVAGGDSASALAAGCPVVVKGHPGHPELSVRTGEVVSRALRAAGAPEGTFAVVLGDETGRRLVLHPQVRAVGFTGSIAGGRALHDLAMGRPDPIPFYGELGSINPVFVTRGAVDARGEEILSGYAGSFTLGVGQFCTKPGVLLLPEGTSLDALVEAVRQRPAAAMLNERVESGFSSGVDSLVSHPEVEVLVRGEASANGDGEQAWTPTLVRTSARALLENTSELLEERFGPASVVVTYSTEEERDQVAAALPGQLTATVHAENDEPVGPLVTQLAERAGRVLWNGWPTGVSVTHAMHHGGPYPASTSVLHTSVGTTAIRRFLRPVSYQDIPQHLLPDALRDDNPLGIPRRVNGELELPAK